Proteins from a genomic interval of Sporolactobacillus sp. Y61:
- a CDS encoding NUDIX hydrolase, translating to MKKWKTLHSDYLYKTPYGNLRTDQCLLPNGMTINDYHVMEYDDWVNGVVLTKDGKLVLVEQYRQGGGDFFLEIPGGKMEKDESFEEGILREVREETGYASSARPVLLGNYMVNPAAQNNRLHIYLIREAVKTAEQNLDPTEDIAIHLIDIDQLDDLIRAHRVRISFFTAAACAMARPFINR from the coding sequence ATGAAAAAATGGAAAACACTGCATTCTGATTATCTGTATAAAACGCCTTATGGGAACCTGAGAACAGATCAGTGCCTGCTGCCGAACGGCATGACCATTAACGATTACCATGTCATGGAATATGACGATTGGGTTAACGGTGTAGTGCTGACAAAGGACGGAAAGCTCGTTCTGGTTGAACAATACCGGCAGGGCGGCGGTGACTTTTTTCTCGAAATACCCGGTGGGAAAATGGAGAAAGATGAATCTTTTGAAGAAGGGATCCTGAGAGAGGTCAGAGAAGAAACCGGATACGCTTCTTCGGCCCGTCCGGTTCTTCTCGGAAACTATATGGTCAATCCGGCAGCTCAGAACAATCGCTTACATATTTACCTGATCCGTGAGGCCGTAAAAACAGCGGAGCAAAATCTCGATCCAACCGAAGACATCGCCATTCATCTCATTGACATTGATCAGCTGGACGACCTGATCCGCGCGCATCGGGTCAGAATCTCCTTTTTTACCGCTGCCGCCTGCGCCATGGCAAGGCCGTTCATCAATCGCTGA
- a CDS encoding ABC transporter ATP-binding protein, with product MMIDLQHLFYRYSDQFEALKDVSLRIEPGEAVAFIGPNGSGKSTLMKLIGGLITAEKGQYLLNGEAVTAKKLKDRRFAQQLHKHIGLIFQNPDTQLFCGSVKEEIAFGPDQMGLTEDQVNIRVADSMRLLGISGLAERPPYHLSEGEKKRVAIAAVVALNPQVYIFDEPMNHLDPKSKRFLRQFMIKLNQLGKTLICSTHDFAYVEGIFRRAAVFSEDHRLIRCDDYESVMRDREFLLNHNII from the coding sequence ATGATGATTGATTTACAGCATCTCTTTTATCGCTATTCAGATCAGTTTGAGGCGCTGAAAGATGTGTCACTGCGTATCGAGCCCGGTGAAGCGGTGGCTTTCATCGGTCCGAACGGAAGCGGGAAATCCACACTGATGAAGCTGATCGGCGGGCTGATCACGGCAGAAAAGGGTCAATATCTTTTAAATGGAGAAGCGGTCACGGCAAAGAAGCTAAAGGACCGTCGATTCGCGCAGCAGCTTCATAAACACATCGGCTTAATCTTTCAGAATCCGGATACACAGCTTTTCTGTGGCAGTGTCAAAGAAGAAATTGCTTTTGGTCCGGATCAGATGGGGCTTACCGAAGATCAGGTCAACATAAGAGTTGCAGATTCGATGCGTCTGCTCGGGATTTCAGGACTCGCGGAACGGCCGCCGTACCACCTGAGTGAAGGAGAGAAAAAGCGTGTCGCCATCGCCGCAGTAGTAGCACTTAATCCTCAGGTCTATATTTTTGATGAACCGATGAATCATCTCGATCCAAAATCCAAACGCTTCCTGCGTCAGTTTATGATTAAACTGAATCAGCTCGGGAAAACCCTCATTTGCTCAACCCATGACTTTGCCTACGTCGAAGGGATTTTCCGGCGGGCTGCGGTGTTCTCGGAAGATCATCGGCTGATCCGCTGCGATGATTATGAGTCGGTGATGCGCGACCGGGAATTTTTGCTTAATCACAATATCATCTGA
- a CDS encoding energy-coupling factor transporter transmembrane component T: MKTVNLPDWLAEDEPCDTGSGKTSFVEKNITHLVRSLASLRDQRRTGSLPEKIHPAVKLPAVVLLILLISLGTAAYIQVMSVILLVLLSMMPLWLLKRVLALGLISAAFTLLTLIPALWFGFGGHIFLVTARVWLSVSFSSLLALTTSRHGLVRALKIVHIPDLVILIFDVTLKYIFILTEVTLHLFYALKARSVGSSGRHAVWGIAGTLFLKSKEMAEELYGAMVCRGFSGTYRLREKPAFHLADGLCAGFILLSVCLFFILK; the protein is encoded by the coding sequence GTGAAAACGGTGAATCTTCCGGACTGGCTGGCTGAGGATGAGCCCTGCGACACCGGTTCAGGGAAAACATCCTTTGTGGAAAAGAATATTACGCACCTTGTCCGCAGTCTGGCGAGCCTGCGTGATCAGCGGCGTACGGGCAGTCTGCCGGAGAAGATTCATCCCGCTGTGAAACTGCCGGCCGTGGTTCTGCTCATTCTGCTGATTTCTCTGGGTACTGCAGCTTATATTCAGGTCATGTCGGTCATTCTGCTTGTCCTTCTGTCGATGATGCCGCTGTGGCTGCTGAAGCGGGTGCTCGCCCTCGGCCTGATCAGCGCCGCTTTTACTTTGTTGACGTTGATTCCCGCCCTGTGGTTCGGATTCGGCGGACATATTTTTCTGGTCACCGCCAGGGTCTGGCTGAGCGTTTCCTTTTCCAGTCTGCTTGCCCTGACCACCTCCCGGCATGGACTTGTCCGTGCGTTAAAAATCGTCCATATACCCGATCTAGTTATTTTAATCTTTGATGTCACGCTGAAATATATTTTTATTCTGACTGAAGTCACACTTCATTTGTTTTATGCACTGAAAGCACGGTCCGTCGGGAGTTCGGGCAGGCATGCGGTCTGGGGTATCGCGGGCACGCTTTTCCTGAAATCGAAGGAAATGGCTGAAGAACTATACGGAGCCATGGTTTGCAGAGGATTTTCCGGAACGTACCGGTTGCGGGAAAAGCCGGCTTTTCATTTGGCCGACGGCTTGTGCGCCGGCTTTATCCTGCTTTCGGTTTGCCTGTTTTTTATTTTGAAATAA
- the cbiM gene encoding cobalt transporter CbiM, producing MHIPDNYLSPETCLVMGAAMVPVLAVSIRRVRKKVQAGGVPLIGVGAALSFLVMMFNIPVPGGTTAHAVGGTLLSILLGPAAACLALSAALLIQALFFGDGGLLALGANLFNMAFVMPYAGYAFYRMLLRLTRRNILSAAVASWVALNLASLFAGIEFGVQPLLFSDARGLPLYAPYPPEIAVPAMLIPSLTVAGAAEIAFTAGVLSFLKKVSPAMLSQKQVLPAGKLMVALMTIILLTPLGLLAAADAWGEWSRHDLRNALGYLPHGMAEGFDFHAPLADYTFSGLPDVIGYILSALAGTAVLVIVFRLLKIHKKKDAEQ from the coding sequence ATGCATATTCCGGACAATTATCTGAGCCCGGAAACATGTCTTGTGATGGGGGCAGCAATGGTTCCTGTGCTTGCCGTATCCATCCGGCGTGTCAGAAAAAAAGTACAGGCAGGCGGTGTCCCGCTGATCGGGGTCGGCGCAGCACTTTCCTTCCTTGTTATGATGTTCAATATTCCGGTGCCCGGGGGGACCACTGCACATGCGGTCGGCGGGACGCTTCTTTCTATTCTGCTTGGCCCTGCGGCGGCCTGCCTGGCCCTTTCCGCCGCCCTGCTCATTCAGGCCTTGTTCTTTGGGGACGGGGGGCTTCTCGCCCTGGGCGCCAATTTATTCAACATGGCTTTTGTGATGCCGTATGCCGGCTATGCCTTTTACCGCATGCTGCTCAGACTGACACGCAGGAATATTCTTTCTGCTGCCGTCGCTTCCTGGGTGGCGCTCAACCTGGCCTCTCTGTTTGCCGGTATTGAGTTTGGTGTTCAGCCGCTGCTTTTCTCCGATGCCCGGGGCCTGCCGCTGTATGCGCCTTACCCGCCGGAGATTGCCGTCCCGGCGATGCTGATCCCGTCCCTGACCGTTGCCGGCGCGGCGGAAATCGCCTTCACGGCAGGCGTTCTTTCCTTTCTGAAGAAGGTATCGCCGGCGATGCTGAGTCAGAAACAGGTGCTGCCTGCGGGAAAACTGATGGTCGCTCTTATGACCATAATCCTTTTGACGCCGCTTGGTTTGCTGGCAGCAGCGGATGCCTGGGGTGAGTGGAGCCGGCATGATCTGAGAAATGCACTCGGCTATCTGCCGCACGGTATGGCAGAAGGTTTTGATTTTCATGCACCGCTTGCCGATTATACCTTTTCCGGATTGCCGGACGTCATCGGCTATATACTCTCCGCCCTTGCCGGTACGGCCGTTCTCGTGATCGTGTTCCGGTTACTGAAAATACATAAGAAAAAGGATGCTGAACAGTGA
- the hypB gene encoding hydrogenase nickel incorporation protein HypB: MNTIKVVRQLLEWNEDCSNEVKSILKEKKIYAINMMAAPGAGKTSLIIQLIEKLQPHYKVAVIEGDIAGQIDAEKLDALGVPVVQLNTNGACHIEAMSMKKMLDYFDLDDIDVLFIENVGNLVCPAEFEVGEDMKIALVSIPEGDDKVVKYPLLFSKADLVVLNKWDMMRFFDFNDQQVETDVNGLNGDAKVFRTSCLRGEGIDRLYEAIAAKVGEKVNV; the protein is encoded by the coding sequence ATGAATACCATTAAGGTAGTCAGGCAGCTTCTGGAGTGGAATGAAGACTGCAGTAATGAAGTAAAAAGCATTTTAAAAGAAAAAAAGATTTATGCCATCAATATGATGGCTGCACCAGGCGCCGGTAAAACGAGTCTGATCATTCAATTGATTGAGAAACTGCAGCCACATTATAAGGTGGCGGTAATCGAAGGGGACATCGCCGGTCAGATTGATGCAGAAAAGCTGGATGCCCTGGGTGTTCCGGTCGTACAGCTGAATACAAACGGGGCGTGTCATATTGAAGCCATGTCCATGAAAAAGATGCTTGATTATTTTGATCTGGATGATATTGATGTGCTTTTTATTGAAAATGTCGGAAATCTGGTTTGCCCGGCCGAGTTTGAAGTCGGCGAGGATATGAAAATAGCTCTGGTCAGTATCCCTGAAGGGGACGACAAAGTGGTAAAATATCCGCTTCTCTTCTCAAAAGCCGACCTGGTTGTCCTGAATAAATGGGATATGATGCGTTTCTTTGATTTCAACGATCAACAGGTAGAAACGGATGTGAACGGACTGAACGGTGATGCAAAGGTATTTCGGACCTCCTGCCTGCGCGGTGAGGGGATTGACAGACTTTATGAGGCGATTGCCGCAAAAGTTGGAGAAAAAGTGAACGTTTAA
- a CDS encoding DUF3842 family protein — protein MKIAVLDGQGAGLGQSIIKKIRQELPQNTSIIAIGTNTFATSKMVRAGANIGISGEQGFCAFCHRESIDGIIAPIGMIQPGSIHGEVTRRIAHTFSDLTCQKYLLPMHHKQVMIPCTGKIPIKELIQAVIEDLKQKSRESPC, from the coding sequence ATGAAAATTGCTGTACTGGATGGTCAGGGCGCAGGGCTTGGCCAGTCGATCATCAAAAAAATCAGGCAGGAGCTGCCGCAGAACACATCCATTATCGCCATTGGTACAAATACCTTTGCCACATCAAAAATGGTTCGGGCCGGAGCAAATATTGGTATCAGCGGTGAACAGGGCTTCTGTGCCTTCTGCCACAGAGAGTCGATCGATGGCATCATTGCACCGATCGGTATGATTCAGCCCGGTTCGATTCACGGCGAGGTCACCCGCCGTATCGCCCATACCTTTTCTGATCTTACCTGCCAAAAATACCTGCTGCCGATGCATCATAAACAGGTGATGATTCCCTGCACCGGGAAAATTCCGATTAAAGAACTGATACAGGCAGTCATTGAGGACCTGAAACAAAAAAGCAGGGAATCTCCTTGCTGA
- a CDS encoding gamma carbonic anhydrase family protein: MNQYGEYVPRIDPSAFIAPGAQVIGQVELAAGASVWFNAVLRGDESGIFIGEGSNIQDGSVVHVDTSDPVRVGKHVTVGHNVTLHGCTVEDGALIGMGATILNGAVVKKGALVAAGALVLENQVVEAGTLVAGVPAKKRRELTEENAAYLKYDAEHYMKQAKRYLEMGYGQSF; this comes from the coding sequence ATGAATCAATATGGTGAGTATGTGCCCCGCATTGATCCGTCTGCCTTTATCGCACCGGGAGCACAGGTGATCGGTCAGGTAGAACTCGCAGCCGGCGCATCTGTCTGGTTTAATGCGGTTCTTCGTGGGGACGAGTCCGGTATTTTTATTGGTGAAGGTTCGAATATTCAGGACGGCAGCGTCGTTCATGTGGATACATCTGATCCGGTCAGGGTGGGAAAACATGTGACGGTAGGCCACAATGTGACCCTGCACGGGTGTACGGTAGAAGACGGAGCGCTGATCGGCATGGGAGCGACAATTCTTAATGGAGCCGTGGTTAAAAAAGGAGCGCTTGTTGCTGCCGGTGCACTGGTACTGGAAAATCAGGTGGTTGAGGCAGGGACACTTGTCGCCGGCGTGCCGGCAAAAAAGCGGCGTGAACTGACAGAGGAAAATGCCGCTTATTTGAAATATGATGCTGAACACTACATGAAACAGGCGAAACGGTACCTTGAGATGGGGTATGGACAGAGCTTCTGA
- a CDS encoding arginase family protein, translated as MTLLQDGITFLNFDGTYEYQHRLTRHLSHQWIDFRTLRGTSLYCSPEAFCAIRRKLAAHPGHGLTFIGSGNYHYVALALMEELSQPFTLILFDHHTDLNEGQLGSLLSCGSWVHQAIRRLPHLRQVIIIGPDPRTAEQVPLSIRRHVVIIPDSRLPEMRRLDQSIPTDHIRISIDKDVLSPEEARTNWDQGHLRLDELCRMIDFLARSKKTDGIDICGEWPTRPHEQFNPQAVACIHKNEAANLRIMRLFSRLLRGSGISV; from the coding sequence ATGACATTGCTGCAGGATGGAATCACTTTTTTAAATTTTGACGGGACATATGAATACCAGCATCGTCTGACAAGGCATCTTTCTCATCAATGGATTGATTTCAGGACTTTGCGTGGAACCAGCCTGTACTGCTCGCCGGAAGCCTTTTGTGCGATCCGGCGGAAGCTCGCTGCTCATCCCGGCCATGGCCTGACCTTTATCGGAAGCGGCAATTACCATTATGTGGCACTGGCACTGATGGAGGAGCTGTCGCAGCCGTTCACTCTGATCCTGTTTGATCATCACACCGACCTGAATGAAGGACAACTTGGGTCCTTGCTGTCGTGCGGTTCCTGGGTGCATCAAGCCATCAGGCGCCTGCCTCATCTTCGCCAGGTGATCATAATCGGGCCTGATCCCCGGACTGCCGAACAGGTACCCCTGTCGATCAGGCGTCACGTTGTCATCATACCGGACAGCAGGCTCCCGGAAATGCGGCGTCTTGATCAATCGATTCCGACCGACCATATTCGAATCAGTATCGATAAAGACGTCCTCTCGCCGGAAGAAGCCCGGACCAACTGGGATCAGGGGCATCTTCGGTTAGATGAGCTTTGTCGCATGATTGATTTTCTTGCTCGCAGCAAAAAAACAGATGGAATCGATATCTGCGGCGAGTGGCCGACCCGGCCGCATGAGCAGTTCAATCCGCAGGCCGTAGCGTGCATCCATAAAAATGAAGCGGCCAACCTGAGGATCATGCGATTGTTCAGCAGGCTTCTCCGGGGATCCGGTATATCTGTATGA
- a CDS encoding ABC transporter permease, with the protein MSPSSQQAKKATWLVTNLVFVKRSIRHSLRDTEALIMAIVLPIMLMLMFTYVFGGAIDPGGDYVTYVVPGIILLCAGFGSSSTAVDVAGDMASGIIDRFRTLPIRSVAVINGHVVASVVRNSLATAVVFAIALLVGFRPSAHFYEWLGAIGIILLFILTITWLFAAIGLLTSSPTAASGYGFALLFLPYLSSAFVPTNTMPEWLRVIADNQPITPIIETIRGLLTNTPIDGSAWWAIGWCILFLGIALLLSGWAFQRKSGRR; encoded by the coding sequence ATGAGTCCATCATCGCAACAGGCAAAGAAAGCTACTTGGCTAGTCACCAATCTGGTTTTTGTGAAGCGCAGTATCCGTCATAGTTTAAGAGACACGGAAGCTTTGATCATGGCGATTGTGCTGCCGATTATGCTCATGTTGATGTTCACATACGTGTTTGGCGGGGCGATTGATCCGGGCGGAGACTACGTCACTTATGTTGTTCCAGGGATTATTCTCCTTTGCGCCGGATTTGGCTCATCAAGCACAGCCGTTGATGTGGCCGGTGACATGGCCAGCGGAATTATCGATCGATTCAGAACGCTGCCGATTCGAAGTGTGGCTGTCATTAACGGCCATGTTGTTGCCAGTGTCGTCAGAAATTCACTTGCGACAGCTGTTGTCTTCGCAATCGCCCTGCTGGTCGGCTTCCGACCATCTGCCCACTTTTATGAATGGCTTGGGGCGATTGGCATCATACTTCTGTTTATCCTGACCATCACCTGGCTATTTGCTGCGATTGGCTTGCTGACGTCGAGTCCGACTGCTGCCAGCGGTTATGGATTTGCGCTGCTTTTTCTTCCCTACCTATCGAGTGCTTTTGTTCCAACGAACACGATGCCAGAGTGGCTTCGGGTGATTGCTGACAATCAGCCGATTACGCCAATTATTGAAACCATCCGAGGGCTTCTGACGAATACACCGATCGATGGCAGCGCCTGGTGGGCAATTGGCTGGTGCATTCTGTTTCTGGGCATTGCATTACTGTTAAGCGGCTGGGCCTTCCAGCGCAAGTCGGGGCGTCGATAG